Below is a genomic region from Glaciihabitans sp. INWT7.
CGCCTTCTCGGTGCTGGTGAGGCGTCACGCTCCGTACCTTCGCGCCTTCGCCCAGCGCCTCACCGGCTCTGCGGCGGATGCCGACGACGCGGTGCAGGAAGCCCTGATCTCGGCGTGGAAACAGCTTCCCGCGCTGCAGGACCCGAGCAAGGTGCGCTCCTGGCTGACCAGCATCGTCAGCCGGAAGGCCACCGACCGGATCCGCAGCAGGCGGCCGACGGGCGAGCTGGACGACGAGCTCGTGGCCGAGCACGGTTCCGGTCCAGAGCAGCGCGCCATCGCGACCTCGCGCATGGAGGCGCTCACCCGCGTGCTCGACGAGCTGCCCGAAGGCCAGCGCCAGTGTTGGGTGCTGAAAGAGGTGGGCGGATACTCCTATGACGAGATCGCCGAACGGCTCGACCTCAGCGTGACCACCGTGCGGGGAAAGCTCGCGCGCGCCCGACAGACTGTAGTGAGAGAGATGGAGGTGTGGCGATGACCGAAGCCTCTGCCAGCGACGACGTCGGTGGTTCCGGATTCTCGCTCGACGATCTCAGCGACTATCTGGACCGCGGGCGCGAGCCCGCCATCGCCGCCATCGACGGCAATGCCGAATGCCAGGCGATGCTCGCGAGCCTCGAACGCGTCGGAGCGCTCTCGCGGGACCTCGTGGTGCGGGATGCCCGGGACAACCCCGGGATCGAGGAGGGCTGGTTGCGGGGAGTGCTCACCGCGATCTCACGCGAAGTGCGGGCGGGGCGGGACATCCCGCTCAGCAGCTCCGAACCGAACACTCGCCTCACCATCACCGAAGGGGCCGTGCACGAGCTCGTGAGAGCGGCTGGCGACTCCGTGGAGGGAGTGCTCGTGGGGCGCTGCACCCTCGACGGCGAGCTCGACGATCCCGATGCTCCCGTGCGCGTCGCTGTGACGATCAGCGTCGTGCTCAGCGCGCCCATCGTCGATCTGGCCGACGCCGTTCGCGAGCGCGTCTATTCCGAGCTGCTGAAACACACCGAACTCACCATCGAGAGCGTGGATGTCACCGTGACAGATGCCCACACCCTGGAACGCCCCGTCGAGGAGGACGAAGCATGACCGACGAACTCACCTCCCTCGCCGCTCAGCTCGACGCCGTCGTGCGTTCGGTGCCCTCGGTTGCCGCGCTATACGCCGCGGAACCGAGCCTGTTGCGGTCGGTACGAGAATTGACGACCGGGCCCGACACTCCGATCGCGTTGGTCTCGGTGCGTCGTGTGGACGAGGGGCTGGCGATCGTGGCGAGCGTGGCTGCCTCCGGCCGGCAGCAGGCCCCCGTGACCGCGCTCGCCGTGTCGACGGCGATCCGCTCCGTGCTCGCTCCGGGCGTCGAGGCGGAGATCCTGGTGCGAGTGAGCCGCATCGAGGGCTGACGGAGCCGTCAGCCGTCGTTGCGATTGTTGTGGCGGATGAACCGCACGGCGATCTCCTCCGCATCGATCGACGCGAGGATGGCACGCACCGCCGGCTCCTGATAGCGCCCCTCACGCCGGGCCTCGAGCACCGCGGCGCGCTCTGCCTCGATCATCGCGAGCCGGAGTCGGCCGAAGACCGCCTGCGCGGGCTCCACCCCGTCCTCGACCGGATTGAGGAGGGATTCGCCGAGCAGGGTGGCATCGTTGCGGAGACGTTCGACCACGGCCGCGTCATCCGCCTCCATCCTCTCCGCGTCGAGTCTGACGACCCCGGCTGCCCGGGCCTCCGCCATCAGCATCTGCGCCTCCACGAGCTCCTGGTCCGCATTCGGCGGGGGAAGCTTCAAGCGGCGGATGATCCACGGCAGCGCGAGTCCCTGCACCAGCGTGCCCACGACCACCGCGAAGGCGAGGAACTGGAGAAACGATTTCTGCGGGGTGGCATCGGGCAGGAGGAAGACCGCCGCGAGTGTGACAACCCCGCGCATGCCGGAGAACCCGATCGCCACGGTGGCTTTGCCGCTCCAGCTGCGCTCGCGGAAGCGCTTCGGACCGACCCGGTAGAACCCGCTCACCGCCAGGATCCACGCGAACCGCGCCGCGATGAGGAACACCAGCATCCCGACACAGATGAGAACGACCTGGGCGATGCCGAACCCGGAGTCGGCGACACCGCGCAAGATGCCCTTGAGGTTGAGGCCGATGAACAGGAACACGGAATTCTCGAGGAGGAACCGGATGGTGCGCCAATTCACGGAATCCGCGATGCGCGCCTGTGCGGACTGCACCACCGGCGCCTGGGTCCCGATGATGAGACCGGCGATCACCACGGCGAGCACCCCCGACCCGTGAAGCAGTTGGGTGGGGATGAACGCCACGAAGGGTGTCGCGAGCGACAGACTCGTGTCGAGCACCGGCGCCTTGAGCCTCTTACGAATGGCGGAGAGTCCGAATCCGGCGGCAAGGCCGAAACCCACCCCCACCACCACGGCGAGCACGAAATCCGCGGCGACGGCCCACGGGTTGAGGGTGCCGACGATGGCCGCCATGGCGGCGGAGAGGGCGACAAGAGCCGCAGCGTCGTTGAACAGGCTCTCCCCCTCGAGCACGGTCACGACCCGGCGGGGCAGCCTGAGGCGACCGGAGATGGAGGTGATGGCCACCGCATCCGTCGGAGCGACGACCGCGGCGAACGCAAAACCCGTCGCGAGGGTGATCGCCGGCACGATCAGCCAGGTGAAGAAGCCCACGACCACGACAGTGAAGAGCACGAGGCCGACCGAGAGGGTGAGGATGCTGTCCCGCCTGGCCCGCACGTCTACCAGGGAAGTGCGGATGGCCGCGGCGAAGAGCAACGGCGGCAACAGGCCGTAGAGCACCAACTCCGGCTGCACCTCGATCTTCGGCAGCCAGGGCAGGAACGACGCGACCGCACCGACAGCCACGAGCGTGACGGGCGCCGACCAGCCCACACGTCGCGACAACCCCGTGACCGCGACGGTCACGAGCACGAACGACACGATCCAGATGATCGTCAAGACCGAGCCGTCCATGCCGCATTCCTTCCCGCGTTGTTATCCGAGGGTAGAGGACTCGCGCAGACGACGAGTGCCTAGGGTGCCGACAACTGCTCGCGCACGACCCGTCGCAGCACCTTCCCCACGATATTGCGGGGCAATTCGTCGACGACCTCGATGCGTCTCGGCACCTTGTAGGCCGCCATCCGCTGTTTCAGGTGCTCGCGAATCGCGGGCACATCCAGGCTGGCCCCCGCGCTGAGCACGACGGCGGCGACGACATCCTCTCCGCCCTGCGGAGTGCGGATGCCCACGACGGCAGCGTCCGCGATGTCCGGATGCGAGATCAACGCCTCCTCTACCTCGGTCGGCGCCACGTTGAATCCCCCCGTGATGATGAGCTCCTTGATGCGGTCGACGACGGTCACGAAGCCGTCGGCGGAGACGGTCACGATGTCGCCGGTGCGCAGCCATCCCCCGGGGAGCAGCGTCTCCGCCGTCTCGGTCGGGCGGTTCCAGTAGCCGCTGAAGACCTGTGGTCCGCGCACGAGCAATTCGCCCTCTTCGTTCACCCCGCGGTCGATCGAGGGATCGTCGGGATCCACCACCCGGATGTCCGTGCTGGGGAAAGGCACGCCGACCGTGCCGGGGCGCCGCGAGGGTCCCATCGGGTTGCCGACCACGATCGGGGATGACTCGGTCATTCCGTAGCCCTCGACGAGCAGGCCGCCGGTGGCCTGTTCCCAGAGCTCGACGATGCGGGTGGGCAGGTTCATCGCTCCCGAGATCGCAAACCGGATGCCGCGAAGGCTCACTCCCCGGTCCGCGGCCGCGCCGACCAGGCGTTCGTAGATCGGCGGCACGGCGGGCAGGAAGGTGGCGGGCGTCTTGCGGAACGCGTCGAGCACGAGTTGTTCATCGAATTTGGGGAACAGCACGAGTCGGGCCCCGATACTGAGCGCGAAGCTGAGGCAGAGGGTGAGACCGTAGGCGTGGAACAGGGGCAGTACGCCGTAGACGACCTCGCGGCCGGCGCGGAGTCCGGGGATCCAGGCCTCTCCCTGCATGGCGTTTGCGCGCAGATTGCGGTGCGACAGGATGGCACCCTTCGGAGTGCCTGTCGTGCCGCTGGTGTACTGCAGAACCGCGGTGTCATCGAGAGCCGGACCGGGGAATCGGCGGGGAAGCGGTCGGGACGACTCGAGGTCGCGCCATTCGATCGAGCCTCGCACACGACGTCCGCTGGTCAGCGCGGCTCGCGAAAGACGGGCCTTCTTCACCGGGAGCCGCAGGGCGACCCGGGTGCGCAGCGGCATCGCCCGGGTCACGTCGACCGAGACCACGGTCTGCAGACCCAGGTCTTCGGGCATGTTGAGAAGAGTCGGCACCGTCTTGTCCCACGCGATCGCCACCTTCGCCCCGTGATCCTCGAACTGGTGGCGGAGTTCCCGCTCGGTGTAAAGCGGGTTGTGTTCCACCACGATAGCTCCGAGCCGCAGCACCGCGTAGAAGGCGATCACGTGCTGCGGACTGTTCGGCAGCACGAGCGCGACACGATCCCCCTTCCCCACTCCCCGGGCGCGAAGCCCGTTCGCGAAGTGCGAGATCCGGTCGCCGAGTTCGCCGTAGGTCATGGTCGCGCCGAAGAACTGCAGGGCGATGTTCCGCCGGTATTTCCGGGCCGAGCTCGACAGCATCTGGCTGAGAGTCTCGGTGGGCTCCGCGATATCGCGAGGCACGCGCAGCGCATAGGAGTCGAGCCAGGGTCGGTCGGAGAATGGGGTCATGTTTGCCTCGGTGGTCGAACGGTGTTCATCGGGAGCTGCGTGCTGTCGTACTAGTTCGGAGCCACCGGCCGGGAGGAATGGTCGGGGGACTTCCAAGCTAAGGGGAGCAAGATCTCCCCATGCGCAATGATGTCACTCCCCTCACCCCCGGCCCTGGACAGGAGTCGGTGTGGGACTATCCCCGGCCGCCCAGAGTCGAAGCCACCACCGACCGCATCCGCATCCGTCTCGGCGGCGAGACGATAGTCGACACGACGGATGCCGTGAGAGTGCTCGAGACGAGCCATCCGCCGGTCTACTACCTGCCCCGCTCCGCGTTTCCCGAGGGTGCCCTCGAGAAGGCGCCGGGGGCGAGTTTCTGTGAGTTCAAGGGCGCGGCGAAGTACGTGACCGTGCGTGGGGGTTCGGCGCGCGCCGAATCCGCCGGCTGGTATTACCCCACTCCGAGCCCGGGCTACGAGCTGCTCATCGACCGGGTGGCGGTGTATCCCTCGGCGATGGACTCGTGCGAAGTCGCCGGAGAGACCGTGACGGCGCAGGCCGGAGACTTCTACGGTGGCTGGATCACCTCGCGCGTGGTCGGCCCGTTCAAGGGCGAACCGGGCACGATGGGCTGGTAGGCATCGATGCGCTCCCTACTCGACCCGCGGAGTTCGAGTAGAGCGCTCAGCGCCCGTATCGAGACCGGAAGGTCAGACCGAGACGGTCGCGAGCACCTCGTCGAGCACGGCGGAGGCCTCTTCGTCGGTGGAGTTCTGGGCGAGGGCGAGCTCTGAGATCAGAATCTGGCGGGCCTTGAGCAGCATCCGCTTCTCTCCGGCCGAGACACCGTGGTCCTGGTCGCGACGCCACAGGTCACGAACGACCTCGCTGACGCGGTAGACGCTTCCGCTGCCCATCTTCTCGGTGTTGGCCTTGAACCGGCGAGACCAGTTGCCCGGCTCCTCGACCATGTCACTGCGAAGCACATCGAAGACGGCCTCGACACCGGCGCTGTCGATGACGTCGCGCACTCCGATGAGCTCGACGTTCTCGATCGGCAATTCGATGGTCAGGTCCGTGGCGTGCACGTTGAGAGTGATGTACTCCTTCGGCTCACCCTTGATCGTGCGGGTCTTCACCGCGGTGATCGTGGCAGCGCCGTGGTGGGGGTAGACGACAGTCTCTCCGACTTGGAAAATCATGCGGTAATGCCTTCAATCGTTGATTCTGTATCGCAGGGGCCTATCGCTCGCGACGAGAGCGCGATGGGAGCGGGTGGCTGCCTGGAGGGACATCGAGCGGTTCCACGTCCGAGACCGTATACAGGATAACGCGTACGGGCACCATTAAATTGCCAAACGGCCGGTCGGAGGCTGATCTGGCCGGGCGTAGCCTTCGATCATGACTCGAAACCTGCCCGATATCGACGTGCCCGACCTCTCCGGACGACTTGCGATCGTCACCGGCGCGAACAGCGGCCTCGGCTTCGCGCTCACCTCTCGACTGGCGGCCGCCGGTGCCGAAGTGGTGCTCGCGGTGCGCAACCGGGCCAAGGGAGAGGAGGCGATCGCCCGCATTCGCGCGGACGTGCCGACGGCGCGACTGAGGATGCTGCCCCTCGACCTGTCCTCGCTCAGCAACATCTCCACTTTCGCGGCCATGTTCACGGCGGAGGGCCGCGCCCTCGACCTCTTGATCAACAACGCGGGGGTGATGATGCCGCCGAAGCGCGGGACGACCGAAGACGGCTTCGAGCTGCAGTTCGGAAGCAACTATCTCGGGCACTTCGCTCTCACCGCGCACCTGCTTCCCCAGCTGCGCGCCGCCGGGAGTGCCCGCGTCGTCTCCCTCAGCAGCATCCTCGCCCGCGCCGGTCGCTTCGACTGGGACGACCTCCAGGCCGAGAAGCACTACAGCCCGCAGGGCTCCTACGGCCTCTCAAAGCTGTCGATGCTGGTCTTCGCCCGCGAACTCCAGCGTCGAAGCGATGCCGCCGGGTGGGGCATCCGCAGCCTCGCCGCTCACCCCGGATCGACCCTCACCAACCTCCAGGTCACCGGTCCGCAGTCGGGCGGCACGGGTGGCGGGGCGATGACCGCGTACCTGAAACTGACTTCGGGCGTCCCGTGGCTGTGGCAGCAAGCACCCCAGGGCATCCTTCCCGCTCTGTATGCCGCTACGAGCATGGATGCGGTGGGCGGTGCGTACTACGGTCCGGGAGGATTCGCCGAACTCACCGGCGCCCCGAAGCTCGCCGCCATTCCGAAACGGGCTCTCTCGACCGCGGATCCCACCCACCTGTGGACGGTGTCGGAGGAGCTCACCGGGGTGCCATTCCCCGGCTGATCCCGCGGTGAAACGTCACAGGGTGTCGTCTCGGGCCCAATAAGACGCATCTTCTGACGGCCCGCGCGGGAAAGCGGCGGGTCGCGCGGGAAAGCGGGTCAGCCGCGGGCGGGATCCTTCCGCGCCGCTGCCCCGCCGGTCTTGGCGCTGCCCTTCTGCGGCAGCAGTGTGTTCGCCTCTTCGAGCGACATTCCATTCGTCTCGGGGATGAAGCGGGAGACGAACAGGAACGAGAGCAGCGCCATCGCGGCATAGAGCCCGTAGGTGAGCACGAGGGAGACCGCCGCCAGGGGCGGGAACGACACCGTCACGAGGAAGTTGGCGATCCACTGGGCCGCCGCGGCGACCCCTAGCGCCCGAGCCCGGATGCGGGTGGGGAAGATCTCGCCGAGCAGCACCCACACCACCGGACCCCAGGACGCGCCGAAGCTCACGACGAACACGTTGGCGGCCACGAGCGCGATCGGGCCCCAGGCGCCCGGGAGCGAGGGAGCACCCTTCACGATATCGGCCTGGCTGAAGGCGATAGCCATGGTGGCGAGAGACACGGTCATGCCGGCCGATCCAAACAGCAGGATCGGGCGGCGGCCCACCCGGTCGACGAGCGCGATCGCCACAAAGGTGACCGCGATGTTGGTGACGGCCGTGATCACCGAGATCGTGAACGAGTCCTTCTCCTGGAATCCGACCGACTTCCACAGGGTGGTCGAATAGTAGAAGATCACATTGATGCCCACGAATTGCTGGAAGATCGACAGGACGATGCCGATCCAGACGATCGGTTTGAGTCCGAAGCGATCGCCTCTGAGAGCCCCCTTCTTCGACCCCTCCTCATCGGTGTGGATCGCATCTCTCATATCACGGATGGCCCGCTCCACATCGTCATCCGGCCAGATCCGGGCGAAGATCGCGCGAACATCGTCGTCCCGCTTCTTGAGCACGAGGAATCTCGGGGACTCGGGGAGGAAGAACGCGATCGCGCCGTAGACGACGGCCGGCACGACGCCCGCGAGGAACATCCACCGCCAGGCCTCCAGTCCGAGCCAGAACGTGGCGTCGGCCGCCCCGGCGGCGTTCGCGAACAGCGTGTCGGAGAGCAGCGCAGCGAAGATTCCGACGGTGATGGCGAGCTGTTGAAGGGAGCCGAGCCGCCCGCGCAACTGGCGAGGTGAGATCTCCGCGATGTAGGCCGGTGCGATCACCGATGCGATGCCGATGCCGAGCCCTCCGACGAGGCGCCAGACCACGAGGTCCCAGACTCCGATCGACAGCCCACAGCCGATCGCGCTGGCGAGGAAGAGGACGGCCCCGACGATCATCGCCGGGATGCGTCCGAAGCGGTCGGCGAGCCGACCGGCGAGGTAGGCGCCGACCGCGCATCCGATCAGGGCACTCGCCACCGCGAAACCGGTGAGGGATGCGCCGAGCGAGAACTGCTTCTGCACGGCGTCGACGGCCCCGTTGACGACGGAGGAATCGAAGCCGAAGAGGAAGCCGCCGACCGCGCCGGCGACCGCGAGGGCGATGACTTTGACGTTGGTGCGGGGGCTCGAGGTGTCTGACATGGCTGGCCTTCGAAGTGAGAGTGGAGGGGTTCATTCACCCTACGCTCGGGTTGTGCGACTACTTCAGGGAGTGAACGACGTGCGCGTCGGCATCCATCCCTCGACCGGCGACCGGATGCGCGACCGCGACATCCTGGCTGCCGCCGTCTCTGCTGCGGTGCCCGGACTCGGTGCCGCGACCCTCAGCCGGCGCTGCGCCGATTGCTGCGGCGATCACGGACAGCCCCGGGTCGCCGGGGACCTGGCGTGGGCGAGCCTTGCGCGGGCCGGCGGATTCCTCGCTGTAGCCGTCAGCACCGTCGGTCCGGTCGGAATCGACCTTGAGGACCCCGCGGCGGTGGCTAGGGCGCCACTCGATGCGTTCACTGCAGAGGAGCTGCGGTTCATCCGCGGCGGGGCGGATGCGGCACGCACCGCGACAGAGTTCTGGACGGCCAAGGAG
It encodes:
- a CDS encoding 4'-phosphopantetheinyl transferase superfamily protein, translated to MRLLQGVNDVRVGIHPSTGDRMRDRDILAAAVSAAVPGLGAATLSRRCADCCGDHGQPRVAGDLAWASLARAGGFLAVAVSTVGPVGIDLEDPAAVARAPLDAFTAEELRFIRGGADAARTATEFWTAKEAILKADGRGLRCDPRDLQLGGDPLRLVAWPECPIALTAVRLDGFDGPNGLVGAVATFRRGGEGPSNTPSG
- a CDS encoding sodium:proton antiporter; this encodes MDGSVLTIIWIVSFVLVTVAVTGLSRRVGWSAPVTLVAVGAVASFLPWLPKIEVQPELVLYGLLPPLLFAAAIRTSLVDVRARRDSILTLSVGLVLFTVVVVGFFTWLIVPAITLATGFAFAAVVAPTDAVAITSISGRLRLPRRVVTVLEGESLFNDAAALVALSAAMAAIVGTLNPWAVAADFVLAVVVGVGFGLAAGFGLSAIRKRLKAPVLDTSLSLATPFVAFIPTQLLHGSGVLAVVIAGLIIGTQAPVVQSAQARIADSVNWRTIRFLLENSVFLFIGLNLKGILRGVADSGFGIAQVVLICVGMLVFLIAARFAWILAVSGFYRVGPKRFRERSWSGKATVAIGFSGMRGVVTLAAVFLLPDATPQKSFLQFLAFAVVVGTLVQGLALPWIIRRLKLPPPNADQELVEAQMLMAEARAAGVVRLDAERMEADDAAVVERLRNDATLLGESLLNPVEDGVEPAQAVFGRLRLAMIEAERAAVLEARREGRYQEPAVRAILASIDAEEIAVRFIRHNNRNDG
- a CDS encoding long-chain-fatty-acid--CoA ligase, translated to MTPFSDRPWLDSYALRVPRDIAEPTETLSQMLSSSARKYRRNIALQFFGATMTYGELGDRISHFANGLRARGVGKGDRVALVLPNSPQHVIAFYAVLRLGAIVVEHNPLYTERELRHQFEDHGAKVAIAWDKTVPTLLNMPEDLGLQTVVSVDVTRAMPLRTRVALRLPVKKARLSRAALTSGRRVRGSIEWRDLESSRPLPRRFPGPALDDTAVLQYTSGTTGTPKGAILSHRNLRANAMQGEAWIPGLRAGREVVYGVLPLFHAYGLTLCLSFALSIGARLVLFPKFDEQLVLDAFRKTPATFLPAVPPIYERLVGAAADRGVSLRGIRFAISGAMNLPTRIVELWEQATGGLLVEGYGMTESSPIVVGNPMGPSRRPGTVGVPFPSTDIRVVDPDDPSIDRGVNEEGELLVRGPQVFSGYWNRPTETAETLLPGGWLRTGDIVTVSADGFVTVVDRIKELIITGGFNVAPTEVEEALISHPDIADAAVVGIRTPQGGEDVVAAVVLSAGASLDVPAIREHLKQRMAAYKVPRRIEVVDELPRNIVGKVLRRVVREQLSAP
- a CDS encoding sugar porter family MFS transporter — its product is MSDTSSPRTNVKVIALAVAGAVGGFLFGFDSSVVNGAVDAVQKQFSLGASLTGFAVASALIGCAVGAYLAGRLADRFGRIPAMIVGAVLFLASAIGCGLSIGVWDLVVWRLVGGLGIGIASVIAPAYIAEISPRQLRGRLGSLQQLAITVGIFAALLSDTLFANAAGAADATFWLGLEAWRWMFLAGVVPAVVYGAIAFFLPESPRFLVLKKRDDDVRAIFARIWPDDDVERAIRDMRDAIHTDEEGSKKGALRGDRFGLKPIVWIGIVLSIFQQFVGINVIFYYSTTLWKSVGFQEKDSFTISVITAVTNIAVTFVAIALVDRVGRRPILLFGSAGMTVSLATMAIAFSQADIVKGAPSLPGAWGPIALVAANVFVVSFGASWGPVVWVLLGEIFPTRIRARALGVAAAAQWIANFLVTVSFPPLAAVSLVLTYGLYAAMALLSFLFVSRFIPETNGMSLEEANTLLPQKGSAKTGGAAARKDPARG
- a CDS encoding SDR family oxidoreductase gives rise to the protein MTRNLPDIDVPDLSGRLAIVTGANSGLGFALTSRLAAAGAEVVLAVRNRAKGEEAIARIRADVPTARLRMLPLDLSSLSNISTFAAMFTAEGRALDLLINNAGVMMPPKRGTTEDGFELQFGSNYLGHFALTAHLLPQLRAAGSARVVSLSSILARAGRFDWDDLQAEKHYSPQGSYGLSKLSMLVFARELQRRSDAAGWGIRSLAAHPGSTLTNLQVTGPQSGGTGGGAMTAYLKLTSGVPWLWQQAPQGILPALYAATSMDAVGGAYYGPGGFAELTGAPKLAAIPKRALSTADPTHLWTVSEELTGVPFPG
- a CDS encoding Asp23/Gls24 family envelope stress response protein yields the protein MTEASASDDVGGSGFSLDDLSDYLDRGREPAIAAIDGNAECQAMLASLERVGALSRDLVVRDARDNPGIEEGWLRGVLTAISREVRAGRDIPLSSSEPNTRLTITEGAVHELVRAAGDSVEGVLVGRCTLDGELDDPDAPVRVAVTISVVLSAPIVDLADAVRERVYSELLKHTELTIESVDVTVTDAHTLERPVEEDEA
- a CDS encoding CarD family transcriptional regulator, whose protein sequence is MIFQVGETVVYPHHGAATITAVKTRTIKGEPKEYITLNVHATDLTIELPIENVELIGVRDVIDSAGVEAVFDVLRSDMVEEPGNWSRRFKANTEKMGSGSVYRVSEVVRDLWRRDQDHGVSAGEKRMLLKARQILISELALAQNSTDEEASAVLDEVLATVSV
- a CDS encoding DUF427 domain-containing protein gives rise to the protein MRNDVTPLTPGPGQESVWDYPRPPRVEATTDRIRIRLGGETIVDTTDAVRVLETSHPPVYYLPRSAFPEGALEKAPGASFCEFKGAAKYVTVRGGSARAESAGWYYPTPSPGYELLIDRVAVYPSAMDSCEVAGETVTAQAGDFYGGWITSRVVGPFKGEPGTMGW
- a CDS encoding RNA polymerase sigma factor: MIDLSSASDGILAERSADGDTNAFSVLVRRHAPYLRAFAQRLTGSAADADDAVQEALISAWKQLPALQDPSKVRSWLTSIVSRKATDRIRSRRPTGELDDELVAEHGSGPEQRAIATSRMEALTRVLDELPEGQRQCWVLKEVGGYSYDEIAERLDLSVTTVRGKLARARQTVVREMEVWR